GCACAAGTGGCTGATGCGATTCTGGACCGTATCGTTCATGATTTTTATAAGGTTTTAGTTGATGGGGAAGTCTCTATGAGAGAACGTCACGGATTGGCGGGAATTAAATGATTCCAATAGAAGTTGAGAATCGTATAGCTAAGTTTTTTTTCATAGGTATTTACCTAATGAAGTGATGAACCAAGTTGAATGTAGACTATTACCCTCCTGCATATGGACCGAAGATGAGGATTTGAATCATGATGAACTTGTTCGTTGGGCAATTGAGATTATTGACAGGGAGTTAGAGAATAAAAGATTTAAATAATACGATAACAGCTATTTGAACGGTCTCAGTTCTAATGGCTGTATACTCCTTTATTAACATTGGCTCCCTTTCACACAAAAACTTGCTCATTCATCCGCAAACCGTGGCTTAAAACTCCGCACCACTGGCTCAATTTATCTGCAATACTTAGATGAAAGGATTTTTGTGTTTTAAATCATATTAAATATATTTTATTACTATGAATAAAGAATGGATATTTAAAAACTTAAGGAGTGTAATTAAATGGAACGTCAAACATTAAGTGCAAAAGAAGCCGCAAAACTGGTTTCCAGAATTTCTTTGAAAATATGTGCTACCTAGAATCCGTTTTCATGCTCTTCGACATACTTCTGCTACATTATTAATTAATCAAAACGTACACATGAAAACGATTAGAGCCGCTTTGGTCATTCAAACATCCAAACTACCATGGATATATATGGACATTCTTTAAAAAGTGCTGATCAGGATGCAGCTGAAAAATTGGACTTTTTATTTAACAACAAAAGAGCAAGGGAACTTAAATAAAAAACAACAAACCTAAAGAGGATCTAAAAGCTCTTAAAGATGCCTATTAATTACTGAATCATTTCTTAGTTTAAGGCGGATTTGGAGCTTTTTTATGGTCATTTTTATTTATCTCAACATTAATTAATACTTGCTATACTCGTAATATAAATGTGAAGGTAATATATTTGTAGTAAATTATATTTATTGCAGAACAGGGTTTAACAACTAAATATTCATGACTTTTGACAAAACTTTTCTAAAATAATTGTCTTTTAATGGTATAATTTAGTATAAATGGTATCGTTTTTTCGCTTAAAGTGTCAGTTTTTGCAATGTAATATTGATATAGAGGAGAAAGATGAATAAAAGAGCAAGTCTTTCTATTTTTGCTTAAAAATGAGAAGATAACAAGTTTATAAGATATTTCAGAACTAAAAGGCATAAAAATACTTATTGATAAACGAACCCTTGATAAGATTATTGATCAAGAAATTATTAATTATTGGGAGAGATATATATGGCTCAAAAATTTGTTAACTTCTTAGCTTTCGTAGCTGTTATTGCAGGTGTCATATTCTATTCTAATTATGAAGATGAGGTAAAAGCTAAAAATCAATTAACTAATAAACAAGCCATAGAAATGACAAAAGAAATCGTTAAAACTCAAGGTCCATTGATATTAAAAGATTTAGGTGTTAAAGACGACGGGATTTTAAATAGAATTACAATAGATAAAGGTGTCAGAGATGATGATTATGCTGGATTATATACTGATAGAACTTATACAACTTGGAATGATAGTAATAAAATAACATATGACGAAGGCACTAATACTATTAACTTATATCCCTTTACATATCTTACTGAACGCGATGAAAACGGTGATCCAATTTTTCTTTCAAAGGATCAGTATCCTTCGAAGGTTGAATTTAGGAGATCGATGATTGAAACACTTGCACACGAATTACGACATTATTATCAAGATCGAACTGGTGAATCAATTAAACACCCATATGATGAAAGCATACCTCATGATGAACGTTGGGCAGAAAAAGATTCAAATAAATACATGGAAAAATATTATAAATCACTTCAAAATAAATAAGTAAGCGTTGAGCTTTCTTCATGTTGTCGAGAAAGAGGGAAGGTTTGCTAATTAAATTGAAAGGTTATAGCTTTATATATTTTATTCATCAGGGCTCTAAAAGGGAGGAAAAGAAGGCTAAGCGAAAAGATAATCACTTGGGGTGTTAATAATTATCCTGTTTTAGATTACCATCTTAAGTTATTTAGCCTTTTATGAAGTCGCAACTGGTAGTGTTTGGTGGCAATTTGGCGGCAAACCAGCTGTTCAATACTAATGGCTATAACAGGTAAAACAGAAAAACCCTTGCTATTGCAAGGGTTTTTGTACGTCCCAGAGAGGATTCGAACCTCCGACCTACAGTTTAGGAAACTTTTGCTTTTTGCGATTTATATAAAGGTTTATACCACTGAAAGTGTGATTTAGTTCCTACAGGCTTGCAGGTAGTAAGTCCTACGTTGCGAGAAAAATTTAAAAGAACTTTTCGTTAGCGATAAACTTATAGGTGGTTATTGGGAAATCTAGTATGATGCTACACTTGTTGGGTTTGTAAAAAAGGAAGGCAAGAAATATAACGCTTTAAACTATCATAAAAAACTGATTACCGAAAAATTCCCTTGGCTTACATTGGTAATAAAGATGGCAATGGTGGTAAAATCTTGTGGCGGTAATCAAAGATTCTTCGGTAAATACCTTGTACTGATTTTTTTAGCAAATTCAATTTATTTCCAATTATAAAATCCTAGTTGAAAAAAACAACCAAATAGTTAATAATTATAATTTTATATAGGACAATTGAATAGATATTTGATAAAATGAAAATATAAACATATGTTCGTATAGGAGGTAAATATGAGGGAGTTTACAAGTATTGACTTGTTTTCTGGTCCAGGAGGTTTGGCAACAGGATTTTTTTGGGCTGGAATAAAACCATTAATTGCTGTTGAATGGACTAATACCACAGTCCAAACATATTCAAAATCGCACAATGCTGATATATTTGAACTAGAGCAATACTTAACTGGTGAAATGAAAAATCCAGAACAGTTTTTTTTACCGAATGATAAAACCCTTTTAATACATGGTGACATAAATAAAGTATCAAATGAATTAATTATGAAATTATTAACTGAACGGTTCGGGACAAAGACGGTTGATATTGTTACTGGAGGTGCTCCATGTGAAAGTTTTTCAATGGCTGGGAAAAGAGCACATGAAGACGACAGAGATGAATTATTTTTAAACATACTTCGAATCTCAAGATTTGTAAAAAGTAAAATGATAATGTTCGAAAATGTTAAAGGATTATTATCCAAAAAAAATAAAGATGAATCAATTTTTGAAAACATTTGTGATGAATTTGAGGCGAATGACAGAGAAACTAATTACTTTCTTGCTAGTCGTAATCCAAAAGAAGTTCTTTTAAAAGCAAGTGATTATGGTGTCCCACAAAATCGAGAACGTGTTTTTTTAGTTGCAATACGACAGGATTTAAATGCAATATATAGTTATCCAGAAAAAACCCACGGTTCAGATAAAATTTTTCCATATGTAACAGTAGGTAATGCACTTTTGGATTTGCCCCAAATAAATGCTGGTGAAGAGAATAATGAATACAAATTTAGTCTTTCTGATAAGAATCTAGAAATTCAACAAAAGGAATTTCTATTTCAAATGAGGGGCTTAACTCTAGGTACACCTCAACATTTATCTGATAACGAAAATATTCTTTCCAGTCATAGAGCAGTGAATCATCGGGAAAAAATGATAAAGAGAATGGAATTAATAAGACAGGGAGAAAGTATGAAAACTGCTGCGGAACGTCTTATTTTAGAAGGAAAAGAAGATTTAAGGAAAGATGTATTTCCAGCAAAATTATATGGTGCGAGGAATAGGCGTTTAAAAGAAGATAATCCTAGTTTTACAGTAACATCACATTGCTTAGATGAAATGATTCATCCACTAAAAGATAGGGGCTTAACCCCAAGAGAAGCGGCGCGCTTACAAAGTTTTCCGGATTGGTATGTGTTTGAAGGGCCATATGTTAAATTTCATTCGGATCCTGAACAGGATCAATATGAACAGATTGGGGACGCTATTCCACCCCTGTTAGCATTTGCTTTAGCAAAAGAAGTAGTGAAAACTCTTGAACAAATATATGAGCAGTGGTCAGAAGATGAAAAACAAGAAGAATTAATAAATATATAAAATTTTCAACAAAAAGAGTAGAATTATATTCTGCTCTTTTTTTATGGTATCCTAATAACAACAACCAGAATCCAAAATATAGGAGATGTTAGGGTCGTGGAGGAAGAAAATAAATACAAAAGTGAGCATGGATTAAAAAATAAAAAAAATCTATCTTCGCTTTTAGAAATGTATTATCAAAAGGGATATATAACTCAGAATAAAATAAAATATTCTGAAGGATATAGTATTAATCCTACACAATTTAAGTCGGATCATTTAATAGAATTCGATGATGGAGAACAATGGGCTATACATTCCACTTCAACAATTAGAACAGATAGAGCTAAACAATTACAATGGGATGCAATGCATATAAAAAATTTAAATAATAAAGTTACTAAAGTGCTTTTAGTTTTTCCTGATAGTTTACCACCAAAAGAACAGCAAACCAGCCTTAGTTATCAAAAACAAATTCGAGAGCATAAAATATATTCTGCAATTGATGATTGTATTAGTACAAGTGAACTGGATCAATTAATTGAAGAAAAAGCGCTTTATTCATTAGAAATCGGAAAAAGAAAAGCTTTTGAGGGAACGAATTTTGAGGAAAAAATTGTAAATATCCTAAGTCATAAAGGAAATATAGAAAAGTGGAATACCGCCAGCAGAACACAGGATGGATTTCAATATTTATTTTTTAAGAAGGTAATAGAACTTAATGGTATAAAAAAAGGGAAAAAATTGAAAACATCAATGTGACAAATGATATTCCAAAATTACCATCTAATGGACAACCTAAAACAGATGTATTGTTAATTATTAAAACTAATAAACAAAGAATCCAGGTAACATTTTCTTGTAAAAGATCGAGTGCAAAAAGGGTTTCTATTCATCAATATAAAGCAGAGTCATTTATTAAGGTTTTAAATATTACTGATACTTCATTAAAAGAGGCATTTTTAAAATTTCAAGAGTGTGGTGGATTTAAAGAAATGAAATTAAAGTATCAAACATTATTTGAATATATGAAAGAAAATTTATCTAAATATAATAAAAAGCTTACAGAATGGGCTTATTCAGGAGCAGGGGAGAAGGGGATCCTAATATTCATTGGGCAAATTACATGTTAGTATATAAAAATCACTCTGATGAAATTGATGTTTACCCAATGGAGGAATATATTGAAAGTAAATTATCTAAACCAAATGGTCAATTGGGTACTCCATTCCAATGGACATTTCCTTCAAAAAACAAGGGGAAAAGTATCCAGTTAAAAGGCAGTATATAATGAGCAAATATACATTTCAAATTGACGAACAGTTATTACAAAATATTCCCCATCAAATTTGAAAGGGTGTTTTTATGCTATGAAGTAATTTTTTAATATTATACTGCAACTCACCAATATATAGTGGAATTAAGCTACAACCTTGGCTATTTTACTAAACACAGAATACGGATCCAAGAGAAGGAAGCAAACATGGCCATAAACTATAAGCAATGACCTAACTGTTTGCTCACGAATGGAAAAGATTATTTCCTTTATATTGACTTGCACAAAGAGGCAGATGTTGAGGAGAGACTGAATTACAAGGATGAAATAGTAGACACACGTCATTTCCAATGGCAAACACCACATACAACTGCCCAACATAAGAATTCTGGTCAAAAAACATTATTTACAATAAGAGTAGGGGAACTAATCTTCATTTATTTGTGAGAAAGTATAAATAAATAGATGGAAAAAATGAACCATTCATTTATATTGGCAAAGGTAATACGATTCGTTTTGAAGGGAATAAGCCCATAACCGTACAACTTGAGTTAGAAAATGAATTACCAGTGAAACTCTATACTGAGTTCACTAAAAAGTATAGTCTTCTCCGCGGAGAAGACTATTTTACATGAACTAATAATTCAACAGCTGGTATATCAGCAGGAGCCCAAACTAAAGAGAGAAGATTTTCTCTTTTAAGCCATATTAATTTGGAATGCTCTGTTGGTGTTGGCGTTCCGCCGGTGATGCTACATTTAATCGCAATCAAGTTAATGATAAAGGTTTCATACTCATGAGTGATATAATTATGTAATTCCTTCGTTTCAATCTCACAATGTAACTCTTCCGCAATTTCTCTTTTTAAAGCTGTGAAGATATCTTCGTTTTGCTCCACTTTCCCCCCAGGAAATTCCCACATATTCGGTATCGCCATTTGGGGTGATCTAAGGGCACAAAGAATTTCGTTTTGATCATTTTCGATAATGGCTGCTACAACTTTTACTGTTTTTTCAAGTTTATCACCTACTGTTAGTTACTAGTCTTAATCATAACATGGATTCTTGATACGAATAAACCTTCATTTTTTCGTTCTCTATGTATAGTAACTGTTTAATAAACCTTTTTTATGATTTGCAAACTTTTCCCGAATTAACAATATTTAAATGAATGATTACGGCCACAGAAATGTACCAGCTGTGACAAAGTTTTTACCATTAAATGACAAAAAATGCACCAATGAATGACAACAAGTTACCACGTTATACCTTCATGATCAAAAGTTAAATAACAGTAGTTTTGGGAATAAAAATTTTATATTTTTTAAATGAATTTGATTGATTTTCATTAAGACGGTCTTCCGCAAACGGGCCCCATATTGTAGAGTAACTCTTATATTGCATAGTAGACTCTTACTGCGCAGCAACGAACTTTAACTTTTAGATTAGATGATTTGCTTGAATGGTACCTCATAAAACGACATTGGTACCTTTTCATTTTCAAGGAAATTATTTCACATTTATGAATAATTAGAACAACGAATTGTAATTATCTGTTATTATTTTAGTGTGAAGATAGGTGAAATAGTGAAATTTTTCACTTACACTAACGAAGCAGTTTAGTTTTCTCGGACTGTGCCAGAAGGTAAACTGCTTAGCTTATTGAAAGAATATCTTGAGCAGAATGATATTATGCCGTTAAAATGGGCAACTACATATTGGTGTATAGATAAGGTTCTTAAGCTTGACTCAAGCAAAGAAGATTAAAACTCTATTACAGTAATAAACTATGAGGGAAGGTAATCACATGTTTAATGCAAAGTTAAGAAAGAATGCAATCGACAATTATAATGCAGCGGTTGAACGTTATGAAAAAGTCGCCAATGATTTAGGTGAAAATACGAATGTTCTTTATAAAGAGCGTGAAAAAGCTTTAAAACTTGTTAAATTAATAGAAGAACGAATTAATAAATTAGCAAACACTCCAAAGGAATTCAAAGTAACACTTAAAAAAATTGAAATTGAAGTGGTAAATTTCAAGACAAAACAACAAGAAATTAAAAAGGCAGAAGTTGAAGCAAAAGCAGCTGCTGGAGGTTCTGGAGCGGGTGCAACTTTAAGTGCTCTTGGAGTTGCTGTAGCGACAATGGGTCCAACAGCAGCAATGGGCATTGCCACTACTTTTGGTGTTGCATCAACAGGTACTGCTATCTATACTTTATCAGGAGCCGCTGCGACTAATGCTGCATTGGCATGGCTTGGTGGTGGTGCATTACTATTAATAGAGTTACAAAAGTTGGGGACAATCCCTGCAATGGATATAAATAGTTATGCTTCTGCTTTAGATTCTATATAGTAATGAATGATGAAGAGGTATTTATACTATCCAATAGTACACAAAGCAAGTTTATATTTCTCTAAACGGGTTTAATCTTCGGAACAGAGCTGCTCATGGCTTAATTAGTATTGAATAATGTATAAAATAATATCATGTGCTTAACTATATTTGTTATTAGTTTGTTTTTTCCTAGATGAGAATAATAGTTGAAATTGCAATTAATAAGTAGTTCCATAGATAACTAATTTAGGAGGACATAGCCATGCAACTTGCACAAGGTCCTGTTTGGACAACCTCTAACGTTAATACAATAAAAGGTGAAGATCATCTTGGTATTCGGTTTGTTGGAATTAGCATTGCTGACACACTTCAGTCTGGTATTACAAGTATCACACCCCGTGCTAGATATTGGTCCTTTTTTGCTTGGGTCCTTTATGATTTCCTTCAATATAGTTCATCTGAAAAATCGTTGAAAGAGTTTAAGAGATTTCTAAAAACACAAGAGTGGTTTTACATATTGTCCAATATCGGTTGGGCTGTGAAAAGCAAAACCGTGACAAATGCCTTAATTGGAAGTAAAAAAGGGGTTTCGGCTTGGGTGAGCAATCAGTCTGCTTTTGAGCCTGTCTTAGATTATGTTAAGGATTCCTTTGGAGGTTATGGAACTTATCGAAATGTAATGAAAATCATAGGATTAACAAGGGAATCTAATGCCGATAAAGGTGTTCAAATAGACCGGTTGACACCATTTGGTAAAGAACTGGCAGAGTCATTTGAAAATACTATAAAAGGTACAGCCTATTATCAAAGATATCGTCATTCTGATGTTCCAATTCCAAGGGATGTCCTAGTGGAATACGGATCCGTCGCGGGACTTTCGAGTATGAAGTTTGGAGTTTCAAAGGACCTTCCTATTCTGATAAACCTCTTTATTCCAAAAGAACCGAAGAGTGATCGAGCAAGGCTAAGAAAGCAATCATTGCTTTATTATATGAATATTATTAATCAGCTACCAGGACAAAAAATGTCTTTTAAGATCTGGCAAAAAACGATGTATGATGGATATTATCATCAGAAGCTTCAACTACCAAAGGAGCTTCAGACGGTTGCGATTGGCTGGGAAATCTATCATGCTCGTCAAATGTTTACGTATAGTTTAGATAGTATGTGGTCGTATGTACTTGATCTGATGTCTAGGAGGATATACACAACCTCTGAATTAATTACGCATGTTTTAGATGAATTAACGACTGCTGGGTATGATTTAAATCAAAACGTTCATCAATTGGGAGATCTCATCCCACTTCATCCAGATACTCGTCAGGAGTATGTACAGAATATGTCCTTCGATGAGAGGGGTGTGGTGACACATATTTGGGATGCTTTATTAGTGCTTTTAGATGTACGTAGTCGTCTACAAAATAGAAGTGAATTTAATGAAATGCATAGTAGCCTTTTAAAGCTAGGTGGGAGAGAGAGTATCTCCTTTAAATCTTGGGATCTTATTTGTGAGCAATATCAGGATGAATTAGTAAGTGATTTTGTGTCATATATTTTAAAATATTATATTTTAGACCAACATCAGAAGGTTGCCTTAAACAAAATCATAACGACAAAGAACGACACGTATCATTTTGTTGAAAATGATGGCAAGCTTTATTTTATAAGTGATGATCGACCTACATTTAACGTTTTTCGTGTGAACCAAGGCTTAACGATTTTAGAGGACTTACAGTTAATAAAAGGAATAAACGGTTCCTTTTCTGTAACACCTTATGGTCAGGTGAATTTAAATGAAAACAGTTAATCTTATCCATGAGTTAAATGAACCAGGATATAAAGTTTCGTTGTTCACTTCCTACTCGATTGATCTCGTCTTCTTTGAAAAGATGATCATGCGGCATTTGATAGAACAAAACTGTACGTATGTAGGGTTAGTAGTGGATCAAAACTGCTTGCAGGAGTCAATTCAAAAGCCCAATATTAAAGAGCTAGGTACTCATTATATGGTGAAAGGTGTAGAAACAAATCAGGCCTTTCACCCTAAGATGTATCTTTTGTTAGGTGAGAAGAAGGCCAAGCTCATGATTGGAAGCGGAAATTTAACACCAGCGGGCTTTATTACAAATCACGAGGTTTTCAATGTATTTACATATAATGAAGAAGAGCTGGACACAGAACATCTAGCTATTATTCAAGCAGCGTATCACTTATTTTATTCTCTCCATCACGAACAAGATCAGAAGCTTTGGAAGTTAATCTTTCAAAAGCTAGCAGGATTTCATTACTTGTTTCAACTAACAAACTCAAACGGATTGGTACATATCTTACATAATCATACCCGCTCTCTTCAGGAACAACTGGCTGGAATTTTACCAACCAACATTCGTTTAATCGAGTGCTTCTCTCCTTATTTTGACCGTTCTCTTTCAGTATTAAATACATGGGAAAATGCTTTTATTGATAGTGAAATTAAGGTGTTTTTGCAAAACGGAACAACAAACTTTCCAAAACACTTTCTGCAAAGTACTAGATTTTCTATCTATGAGGCTGTCTTTCATAAGGATTGGGACAAGCGGTACCACGGGAAGGTTTTTCGATTTGTC
The DNA window shown above is from Bacillus sp. T3 and carries:
- a CDS encoding DNA (cytosine-5-)-methyltransferase, with the translated sequence MREFTSIDLFSGPGGLATGFFWAGIKPLIAVEWTNTTVQTYSKSHNADIFELEQYLTGEMKNPEQFFLPNDKTLLIHGDINKVSNELIMKLLTERFGTKTVDIVTGGAPCESFSMAGKRAHEDDRDELFLNILRISRFVKSKMIMFENVKGLLSKKNKDESIFENICDEFEANDRETNYFLASRNPKEVLLKASDYGVPQNRERVFLVAIRQDLNAIYSYPEKTHGSDKIFPYVTVGNALLDLPQINAGEENNEYKFSLSDKNLEIQQKEFLFQMRGLTLGTPQHLSDNENILSSHRAVNHREKMIKRMELIRQGESMKTAAERLILEGKEDLRKDVFPAKLYGARNRRLKEDNPSFTVTSHCLDEMIHPLKDRGLTPREAARLQSFPDWYVFEGPYVKFHSDPEQDQYEQIGDAIPPLLAFALAKEVVKTLEQIYEQWSEDEKQEELINI
- a CDS encoding DUF3427 domain-containing protein, whose product is MHKEADVEERLNYKDEIVDTRHFQWQTPHTTAQHKNSGQKTLFTIRVGELIFIYL